The Daucus carota subsp. sativus chromosome 2, DH1 v3.0, whole genome shotgun sequence genome includes a window with the following:
- the LOC108206347 gene encoding legumain, giving the protein MNRVNLVMAGLRLSLVVMVLIVPWSCAFRVGPRAGSVNRFESMLRSPVELDDEEEMRNGTNWAVLVAGSNGYGNYRHQADVCHAYQILKRGGLKEENIIVFMFDDIANSELNPRRGVIINSPRGEDVYAGVPKDYTGDQVTAANLYAVILGDKNSVKGGSGKVVDSGPNDRIFIYYSDHGGPGVLGMPDMVYVYANDFINVLKKKHAAGTYKEMVLYVEACESGSIFEGLMPNNLSIYVQTASGVDENSWGTYCPGMDPAPPPEFMTCLGDLYSISWMEDSETHNLKKETIEQQYKKVKDRTSNSNTYTAGSHVMEYGTKEIKKEKVYLYQGFDPASKNFPANRAQAKGQMGTIDQRDADLLFLWQMYKRSPENSIKKTEVFKQISETMAQRAHLADSINMIGKVLFDPGQSNSILNSRRAPGSPLVDDWNCLKSMVQLFEAHCGSLTQYGMKHMRAFANICNDQISLSAMEDACTAVCGRESIAWIPRISKEGGYSS; this is encoded by the exons ATGAACCGGGTTAATTTAGTGATGGCCGGGTTGAGGTTGAGTCTGGTGGTGATGGTTTTGATAGTGCCTTGGAGCTGTGCTTTTAGGGTGGGTCCTCGAGCCGGGTCAGTGAACCGGTTTGAATCGATGTTGAGGTCTCCTGTGGAGCTTGATGATGAGGAGGAGATGAGGAATGGGACCAATTGGGCGGTTCTTGTTGCCGGTTCAAATGGTTATGGGAATTATAGGCATCAG GCCGATGTATGTCATGCATATCAAATACTGAAAAGAGGTGGACTTAAAGAGGAGAACATAATTGTGTTTATGTTCGATGACATTGCTAATAGTGAATTGAATCCAAGGCGAGGTGTTATTATCAACAGTCCTCGAGGTGAGGATGTGTATGCTGGTGTTCCGAAG GATTATACAGGGGATCAAGTGACAGCAGCTAACCTGTATGCCGTTATACTAGGGGACAAAAATTCGGTCAAAGGTGGAAGCGGAAAGGTTGTAGATAGTGGACCTAATGATAGAATCTTCATTTATTACTCGGACCATGGAGGGCCTGGAGTACTCG GGATGCCGGATATGGTTTATGTTTATGCCAATGATTTCATTAATGTGTTGAAGAAGAAGCATGCAGCTGGGACATACAAAGAGATG GTTCTTTATGTAGAAGCATGTGAAAGTGGAAGCATCTTTGAAGGTTTAATGCCAAACAATTTGAGCATCTATGTCCAAACAGCCTCAGGTGTAGATGAAAATAGCTGGGGAACATATTGTCCTGGAATGGATCCGGCCCCACCCCCGGAGTTCATGACTTGCTTAGGAGATCTGTACAGTATTTCTTGGATGGAGGATAG CGAGACACATAATTTGAAGAAAGAGACTATAGAACAGCAGTACAAGAAG GTGAAGGACCGGACATCCAATTCGAACACCTACACTGCTGGATCTCATGTGATGGAGTATGGGACCAAggaaataaagaaagaaaaggtGTACCTTTATCAAGGTTTTGATCCTGCCTCTAAAAATTTTCCAGCTAACAGAGCTCAAGCCAAAGGGCAAATGGGTACAATTGATCAAAGAGATGCGGATCTTCTTTTCTTGTGGCAAATG tACAAACGATCCCCGGAAAATTCAATAAAGAAGACCGAAGTTTTCAAGCAGATTAGCGAAACTATGGCACAGAGGGCACACTTGGCTGATAGCATCAACATGATAGGGAAGGTTTTGTTTGATCCTGGGCAGTCAAACTCAATTCTCAACTCCAGAAGAGCTCCAGGATCACCGTTAGTGGATGACTGGAATTGCCTAAAATCGATG GTTCAATTGTTTGAGGCACATTGCGGGTCACTTACACAATATGGTATGAAACACATGCGAGCATTTGCTAACATTTGCAACGACcaaatctctctctctgcaATGGAGGATGCTTGTACAGCTGTCTGTGGCCGGGAAAGCATAGCATGGATACCACGAATTTCCAAAGAGGGTGGCTATAGTTCATAA